A window of Fragaria vesca subsp. vesca linkage group LG7, FraVesHawaii_1.0, whole genome shotgun sequence contains these coding sequences:
- the LOC101296911 gene encoding uncharacterized protein LOC101296911 has translation MVGESRKWMILVVTTWIQAFTGTNFDFSSYSSELKTVLGISQVQLNYLSVASDMGKALGWCSGVSLMYLPLWVVMFMAALMGLFGYGLQWFVIERMITLPYVLVFFLCLLAGCSICWFNTVCYVLCIRHFQANRALALSLTISFNGVSAALYSLIANAINPSDDNLYLFLNALVPLFISGVALVPLLRQPPPIQPLSSEAIHRDSMVFLCLYILAVVTGLYLLLLNSLSSNISNARILLVGAIFLLILPLCLPGIAYAREWACRNMPFSFQNENSSDFNLVNPDDLELHKELIGENENGNVVNATSYGLIDKEGCLWCFGKVMEKDRLTVLGEEHSARLLVRRWDFWLYYAAYFCGGTIGLVYSNNLGQISESLGYSSMTSSLVTLYSSCSFFGRLLAAAPDFLRDKIYFARTGWLAVALVPTPIGFLLLTLSGSEAMLRAGTGLIGISSGFVFSAAVSVTSELFGPNSAGVNHNILITNIPIGSLLYGLLAALVYDANEGSSVIQVNLLKEATLCMGRSCYRQTFIWWSCISVVGLASSILLFLRTRAAYNRFERNRCQSESSS, from the exons ATGGTGGGAGAATCAAGAAAATGGATGATACTTGTGGTAACAACATGGATTCAGGCATTTACAGGCACCAACTTCGACTTCTCGTCCTACTCTTCCGAATTGAAGACGGTTCTTGGGATATCTCAGGTGCAACTCAACTACCTTTCTGTGGCCTCAGACATGGGCAAGGCCTTAGGGTGGTGTTCTGGTGTTTCCCTCATGTATTTACCTTTGTGGGTTGTCATGTTCATGGCTGCCTTGATGGGTTTGTTTGGTTACGGCCTCCAATGGTTTGTCATCGAAAGAATGATCACCCTGCCGTATGTTCTG GTATTCTTTTTGTGCTTGTTGGCAGGATGTAGCATCTGTTGGTTCAACACAGTCTGCTATGTATTATGTATTCGGCACTTCCAAGCCAACAGGGCACTTGCATTGTCCCTAACAATCAGTTTCAATGGCGTAAGTGCAGCCCTCTACAGCCTCATTGCCAATGCCATAAACCCTTCTGATGACAACCTCTACCTCTTCTTGAATGCACTAGTCCCTCTCTTCATATCTGGTGTTGCGCTAGTCCCTCTGCTTCGTCAACCCCCTCCGATTCAGCCACTTTCTTCTGAGGCTATTCATCGTGACTCCATGGTTTTTCTTTGCCTGTACATCCTAGCAGTAGTAACTGGCCTATATCTCCTCCTCCTCAACTCACTGTCCTCTAATATATCAAATGCTCGAATTCTCTTGGTTGGTGCTATTTTTCTCTTGATCCTACCTTTGTGTCTGCCTGGCATTGCATATGCTAGGGAATGGGCTTGTCGGAACATGCCCTTCAGCTTCCAGAATGAAAACTCATCAGACTTCAATCTGGTCAACCCTGATGATCTTGAACTCCATAAGGAACTGATTGGTGAAAATGAAAATGGTAATGTGGTGAATGCTACTTCTTATGGGCTGATAGACAAAGAAGGTTGTTTATGGTGTTTTGGGAAGGTGATGGAGAAGGACAGATTGACAGTGCTTGGGGAGGAACACTCCGCTCGGTTGCTTGTACGCCGCTGGGATTTTTGGTTATACTATGCTGCATATTTTTGTGGGGGAACTATTGGATTGGTCTATAGCAACAATCTTGGGCAGATTTCAGAATCACTTGGGTATAGTAGCATGACCAGTTCTCTTGTCACACTATATTCTTCATGCTCCTTCTTTGGTCGATTACTAGCAGCTGCCCCAGATTTCCTGCGAGA TAAGATATACTTTGCGAGGACTGGATGGCTTGCAGTTGCGCTGGTGCCAACACCAATCGGCTTCCTCCTGCTTACTCTATCAGGCAGTGAAGCAATGTTGCGCGCCGGAACAGGCTTGATAGGGATAAGCTCTGGCTTTGTGTTTTCTGCAGCGGTGTCTGTAACATCTGAGCTCTTTGGGCCAAACAGCGCTGGTGTAAACCACAACATCCTCATCACCAACATCCCTATTGGTTCACTGCTGTACGGCCTTCTTGCAGCTTTGGTGTATGATGCAAACGAAGGAAGCTCAGTGATCCAAGTGAACTTGTTAAAAGAAGCAACATTGTGCATGGGTAGGTCATGCTATAGGCAGACATTCATATGGTGGAGTTGTATTTCAGTTGTAGGGTTAGCATCAAGCATCTTGCTATTCCTACGGACCAGAGCTGCTTACAACCGTTTTGAGAGGAACAGATGTCAATCAGAGTCCTCCTCTTAG
- the LOC101304615 gene encoding B3 domain-containing protein Os04g0386900-like — protein MGDPADQSSSNPATELRGDEFWPLSGKPFFDIILTKSHVNPKCQMSIPSKIHPLLPSCSVPIVLTFAGRTWEMTCNAAKKTSQVRVDSLSWKAFVDDNNLKVGDGCVFELMECSSTKLMFRVQILRGDIPAELVDKYSGEDAANPFVI, from the exons ATGGGAGACCCTGCAGACCAATCCTCATCAAATCCTGCGACTGAATTGCGTGGGGATGAATTCTGGCCACTTTCAGGGAAACCTTTCTTTGACATCATACTCACAAAATCACATGTGAACCCCAAATGTCAAATG TCAATCCCATCCAAGATACATCCACTACTACCATCCTGTTCAGTCCCTATAGTTCTCACATTTGCGGGCAGGACTTGGGAAATGACATGCAATGCAGCCAAAAAGACCTCACAAGTACGTGTGGATTCACTGTCATGGAAAGCATTCGTCGACGACAACAATCTGAAGGTCGGAGATGGGTGTGTGTTTGAACTCATGGAGTGCAGCAGCACGAAGCTGATGTTTAGAGTCCAAATTCTCAGAGGTGACATCCCGGCTGAACTTGTAGACAAGTACAGCGGTGAGGATGCAGCGAACCCCTTTGTGATTTAA